Genomic DNA from Lutibacter sp. A80:
TGACTCCTGAAGACGAAGAGGAAATAAATAGAGAAGATGTTCCAGAAGTATTGCCAATATTACCTTTACGAAATACAGTTTTATTTCCAGGTGTTGTAATTCCAATAACAGCAGGTAGAGATAAATCTATTCAACTTATAAAGGAAGCAAATAAAGGAAATAAAATAATTGGTGTTGTAGCCCAAAAAAATGAAGCTGTAGAAGACCCAACAATAAATGATGTACATAAAGTAGGAACTGTAGCTCGTATTTTGCGTATGTTAAAAATGCCTGATGGAAATACTACGGTTATTATTCAAGGGAAAAAACCTTTTGAAATTGATAATTTTGTTCAGGAAAAACCATATTTAAAGGCAATAGCTAAATCAAGAAAAGAAGATAGATCACAAGAACTTGAGCCTGAGTTTGATGCTATTATAGACTCAATTAAAGAAATGTCAATTCGTATTATTAAAGAAAATCCGAATTTACCATCTGAAGCTTCATTTGCTATTAAAAATATTGAAAGTAAGCCTTTTTTAATCAATTTTGTGTCTTCCAATATGAACCTAAAAGTATCGGAAAAACAAGAACTTTTAGAAACAGAAAACTTAAAAGAAAGAGCTTTACTTACGTTAAAAAAAATGGATGAAGAATTACAACGTTTAGAGTTGAGAAACGTAATTCAATCTAAAACACGTTCTGATATGGATCAGCAACAACGTGAGTATTATTTACATCAACAGTTAAAAACCATTCAAGAAGAATTAGGAGGAGTTTCATACGATGAGGAGTTAGATGAAATGCGAGAAAAAGCCAAATCTAAAAAATGGAGTAAAGAAGTAAAAGAGACTTTTGAAAAAGAATTAGGGCGTTTACAACGTATGAATCCACAAGTTGCAGAATATTCTGTACAGCGTAATTATCTAGATTTATTATTAGATTTACCTTGGAATGAATATTCTAAAGATAAGTTTGATTTAAAACGAGCTCAAAAAATATTAGATCGCGATCACTTTGGTTTAGAAAAAGTGAAAGAAAGAATTATAGAGCATTTGGCCGTCTTAAAATTAAAAGGAGATATGAAATCTCCAATTATTTGTTTATATGGTCCTCCAGGTGTTGGTAAAACTTCTTTAGGAAAATCTATTGCAGAATCTATAGGTAGAAAATATGTTAGAATGTCTTTAGGAGGTGTAAGAGATGAAGCTGAAATTAGAGGGCATAGAAAAACGTATATTGGTGCAATGCCAGGAAGAATTATAAAAGATTTGAAAAAAGCAGGAACTT
This window encodes:
- the lon gene encoding endopeptidase La, which translates into the protein MSKSKFLNLDNMSLQNILDEDADLIPLMTPEDEEEINREDVPEVLPILPLRNTVLFPGVVIPITAGRDKSIQLIKEANKGNKIIGVVAQKNEAVEDPTINDVHKVGTVARILRMLKMPDGNTTVIIQGKKPFEIDNFVQEKPYLKAIAKSRKEDRSQELEPEFDAIIDSIKEMSIRIIKENPNLPSEASFAIKNIESKPFLINFVSSNMNLKVSEKQELLETENLKERALLTLKKMDEELQRLELRNVIQSKTRSDMDQQQREYYLHQQLKTIQEELGGVSYDEELDEMREKAKSKKWSKEVKETFEKELGRLQRMNPQVAEYSVQRNYLDLLLDLPWNEYSKDKFDLKRAQKILDRDHFGLEKVKERIIEHLAVLKLKGDMKSPIICLYGPPGVGKTSLGKSIAESIGRKYVRMSLGGVRDEAEIRGHRKTYIGAMPGRIIKDLKKAGTSNPVFVLDEIDKLASSSHNGDPSSAMLEVLDPEQNTTFYDNYLELDFDLSKVLFIATANNLSTIPWALRDRMEIINVSGYTIEEKVEIAKRHLLPKQIKEHGLTAKQIQIGKKQLEKIVEAYTRESGVRGLEKQIAKMVRYAAKSIAMEETYDVKITNETIEKVLGASHLERDKYESNDVAGVVTGLAWTSVGGDILFIESIVSKGKGLSITGNIGKVMKESATLAMEYIRANAENFDIDPKILDEYKVHIHVPEGATPKDGPSAGVAMLTSLVSVFTQRRVKSRLAMTGEITLRGKVLPVGGIKEKILAAKRANITEIILCKENEKDILEIKETYVKGLKFHYVSDMSEVIKIALTKQKVKNPKKF